A part of Aspergillus flavus chromosome 1, complete sequence genomic DNA contains:
- a CDS encoding cell wall glucanase/allergen F16-like protein, protein MSLPSFLKWSATAALMAQLCAAQTYTSCNPLKKTCSADAGLVNSTFYTDFTSGDSAFKYWNTTAGTVSSTSLGAEFAIKEQGDAPTIQSDFYIFFGYVEMKMRAANGTGIVSTLVIESDDLDELDWEQVSSYDNQIQTNYFGKGNTTSYDRATTVTVSTPEETFHTYAINWTSSKTEWLVDGSVVRTLNYADALDGENYPQTPSRIKIGIWAGGDPDNEEGTIEWAGGETDYDDSPFTMYVESIKVINYNPAKSYTYTDKTGAYTSIKASNVSTASNSTTSTTSLFHTNTVSSSNSSSSSSSASAAASSTAFSGASTLSSSYLGSVFVVALVTMATGMIRI, encoded by the exons ATGTCTCTTCCATCTTTTCTTAAGTGGTCTGCGACGGCAGCGCTCATGGCACAACTGTGCGCTGCGCAAACCTATACTAGCTGCAACCCTCTAAAGA AGACCTGTTCCGCAGATGCAGGCCTGGTAAACTCTACCTTCTATACTGACTTCACCTCGGGTGACTCGGCTTTCAAGTACTGGAACACCACAGCGGGCACTGTGAGCAGCACCTCCCTGGGTGCTGAGTTTGCCATCAAGGAGCAGGGCGATGCTCCCACCATACAGAGCGATTTCTACATATTCTTCGGCTATGTAGAAATGAAGATGAGGGCTGCCAATGGCACTGGTATTGTCAGCACGCTTGTGATAGAATCTGACGATCTTGATGAGCTCGATTGG GAACAAGTCAGTTCCTATGATAACCAAATTCAAACCAACTACTTCGGCAAGGGTAACACCACTTCGTATGATCGCGCTACCACAGTGACCGTCTCTACGCCTGAAGAGACATTCCACACCTATGCGATCAATTGGACTTCGAGTAAAACCGAATGGCTCGTCGATGGAAGCGTTGTCCGAACCCTCAACTACGCCGATGCGCTTGACGGTGAAAATTACCCCCAGACCCCCTCGCGGATCAAGATCGGTATCTGGGCTGGCGGTGACCCCGACAACGAGGAGGGTACCATTGAATGGGCCGGTGGGGAGACTGATTATGATGACAGCCCCTTCACCATGTATGTGGAATCGATCAAGGTTATCAACTACAACCCTGCCAAGTCTTATACCTACACCGATAAGACTGGTGCCTACACCAGCATCAAGGCATCGAATGTGTCGACTGCTTCGAACTCGACAACATCTACGACCTCTCTGTTCCATACAAACACGGTGTCGTCAAGCAATAGctcgtcctcgtcttccAGTGCAAGTGCCGCCGCGTCTAGCACTGCATTCAGTGGTGCTTCCACGCTCTCAAGCTCTTACCTCGGCTCTGTATTCGTGGTTGCGCTTGTCACTATGGCTACTGGCATGATTCGTATCTAA
- a CDS encoding putative zinc finger protein DHHC domain-containing protein has protein sequence MLCSSFHISRLAIPSVCALISFLAYTSQYFFKYFEPAPLREQELWRINIFALCIWISYYRACTVDPGRVPRDWRPRDGKQLEADRASGRQRWCRRCEAFKPPRAHHCKTCQRCIPKMDHHCPWTANCVSHFTFPHFMRFLFYAVVGMSYLETLLFERASIVWASRNLPSYLGPSVVQLGHLFVLFVVNSLTVFMLFILLVRTLWSLGANTTTIESWEIERHETLLRRARHYGGYLEGPGGVRVRIKRQEFPYDIGIWSNIREGMGGSSNVLSWFWPLARTPDRSTGLEYEVNGFEDLHVSWPPPDPDRIPLPPRDVSDGVAFTGAEGSSYDVQAFKQRKAEDLRRQAGLEIERRKRFHQRLAENSEDESQQSDGPNEKGSDYGEEGWRNSEGERLRDFGVDEDIEFYDEEDLPLGVLIQRRAQAALKELK, from the exons ATGCTTTGCTCTTCGTTCCATATATCGCGACTCGCGATTCCATCGGTTTGTGCGTTGATCAGTTTCCTCGCATACACGTCGCAGTATTTCTTCAAGTATTTCGAGCCGGCACCGCTCAGGGAGCAGGAATTATGGCGCATTAACATCTTCGCCCTTTGTATCTGGATAAGCTACTATCGAGCTTGCACTGTAGACCCAGGACGTGTTCCTAGAGACTGGAGGCCTCGAGACGGCAAGCAACTGGAAGCCGACCGTGCTAGTGGCCGACAACGATGGTGCCGTAGATGTGAAGCCTTCAAGCCACCACGAGCACATCATTGCAAGACATGCCAGAG ATGTATTCCCAAAATGGACCACCACTGCCCGTGGACGGCAAACTGTGTTTCGCATTTCACATTCCCTCACTTCATGCGCTTTCTGTTTTACGCAGTTGTGGGCATGAGTTACCTCGAAACGCTCCTATTTGAAAGAGCGTCGATTGTGTGGGCATCGAGGAACCTTCCTAGC TACCTGGGTCCAAGCGTAGTGCAGCTAGGCCATTtgtttgttctctttgttgTAAACAGCCTGACTGTTTTTATGCTATTTATACTTCTCGTGCGGACTCTTTGGTCGCTTGGTGCTAATACTACTACCATTGAGTCATGGGAGATTGAGAGACACGAAACATTGTTGCGACGAGCCCGCCATTATGGTGGGTATCTGGAGGGCCCTGGCGGGGTCCGTGTGCGCATAAAGAGACAAGAATTTCCGTACGACATTGGAATCTGGTCAAATATtagagaaggaatgggcGGGAGTTCAAAT GTCTTAAGCTGGTTTTGGCCACTTGCAAGAACACCAGACCGTAGTACAGGGCTGGAATACGAGGTCAATGGATTCGAAG ATCTCCATGTCTCGTGGCCGCCACCGGATCCAGATCGTATTCCTCTGCCACCCAGAGACGTCAGCGATGGTGTTGCCTTCACTGGCGCCGAAGGCTCCAGCTATGATGTCCAGGCAtttaaacaaagaaaggcaGAGGACCTTAGACGCCAAGCGGGGTTGGAAATCGAGCGCCGTAAGCGTTTCCATCAACGGCTGGCGGAAAATTCAGAGGATGAGTCGCAACAATCCGATGGTCCCAATGAAAAGGGATCCGACTATGGTGAAGAAGGTTGGAGAAACTCAGAAGGTGAACGGCTACGTGATTTCGGCGTCGACGAAGATATTGAATTCtatgacgaagaagaccttCCTCTGGGCGTACTGATCCAACGGAGAGCCCAGGCTGCCCTCAAGGAGCTGAAATGA
- a CDS encoding glycosyl hydrolase family 76-domain-containing protein gives MVQGVNWLNGGALVYLGVQLLRTVKAFSVDVSSEQSIKDAASTAAYGMMHYYHGNESGNIPGKLPDTWWEGGAMFMTLIEYWHFTGDATYNDEVSEGMQWQAGDGDYMPSNWSSYLGNDDQMFWGLAAITAAELQFPEVSDGYSWLSLAQGVFNTQVKRWDTSSCAGGMRWQIWTYEAGYRMKNSISNGGLFQLAARLARYTNNQTYADWAEKIWDWSASTPLLNTNTWNVADSTDVDDNCTSQGNTQWTYNYGAYIGGAAYMYNYTNGSTTWLTAVNGLLNATIDGFFPTKYGGNIMSDYTCETTEVCNNNEIIFKGLLSMWLAFTALLVPSTYSTIIPKLQGSGVAAAETCTGHNNNSCGVVWYNSTWDGWSGLEEQMSVTSILAANMIGLNTSGAPVTSTTGGNSTSDPTAGESDNEGSSSTTTKVTTGDVVGASIVTIVLVAVPIAMVVLLIFT, from the exons ATGGTTCAGGGAGTGAATTGGTTAAATGGAGGGGCATTGGTATATTTGGGGGTTCAGCTGCTGCGCACAGTGAAGGCTTTCTCTGTGGATGTCAGCTCTGAGC AGTCCATCAAAGATGCGGCCAGCACAGCGGCATACGGAATGATGCACTACTATCACGGAAACGAGTCCGGCAACATTCCTGGAAAACTACCCGACACCTGGTGGGAAGGGGGCGCCATGTTTATGACCCTGATCGAGTACTGGCACTTTACGGGCGACGCGACATACAATGACGAAGTTAGCGAGGGAATGCAATGGCAGGCGGGAGACGGAGACTATATGCCTTCGAACTGGAGCTCTTACCTT GGAAATGATGATCAAATGTTCTGGGGACTGGCCGCGATAACGGCTGCCGAGTTACAGTTCCCCGAAGTGAGCGATGGATACTCGTGGCTTTCTCTGGCCCAAGGTGTGTTTAACACACAGGTCAAGCGGTGGGATACCTCATCATGCGCTGGAGGCATGCGTTGGCAGATTTGGACTTACGAGGCCGGGTATCGCATGAAGAATTCTATCTCGAACGGTGGTCTATTTCAACTGGCTGCGCGCCTCGCTCGCTACACCAATAACCAAACATACGCCGATTGGGCTGAGAAGATATGGGACTGGTCAGCTTCTACTCCTCTTTTAAACACCAACACTTGGAATGTCGCCGATTCAACAGATGTGGATGACAATTGTACATCGCAAGGTAACACGCAGTGGACTTATAATTATGGTGCTTACATTGGCGGTGCCGCATACATGTATAACTAC ACGAACGGTAGCACCACATGGCTTACTGCCGTGAATGGTCTACTCAATGCAACCATTGACGGATTCTTCCCGACAAAGTACGGCGGCAACATCATGTCCGACTACACTTGTGAAACGACCGAGGTTTGCAACAACAACGAGATCATTTTCAAGGGGCTCCTTTCCATGTGGTTAGCCTTTACAGCTCTACTAGTACCATCGACATACAGCACGATTATTCCCAAACTCCAAGGTTCCGGTGTGGCGGCTGCTGAAACCTGCACTGgacacaacaacaacagttGCGGTGTTGTATGGTATAACTCGACTTGGGACGGCTGGAGTGGACTCGAAGAACAGATGAGCGTTACGAGTATTTTGGCAGCGAATATGATCGGGCTGAATACCTCAGGTGCGCCAGTCACGTCGACAACCGGAGGAAATAGTACCAGCGATCCTACGGCTGGAGAAAGTGATAATGAAGGGAGCTCTTCTACAACGACAAAAGTTACAACGGGCGATGTTGTCGGCGCGTCAATCGTTACCATTGTACTCGTTGCTGTACCTATCGCTATGGTAGTGCTACTCATCTTCACATAG
- a CDS encoding uncharacterized protein (domain of unknown function-domain containing protein), with protein MEGHYKNPYTPLSSEDENTSSDAFPIKAQRYRVHTNKGILALTASLFLLCAGLGAALYYKIMTSYGASYVSVYPNMKVPHRAVTFLPHNEYTDQLPDEPGSVWNKLIPPGRGFVTVKRTKSGALSFEEHSSVFSDPDPSKEYYCISAFHQMHCLAIIYSAIFSKDHSGHHHRDDHSDHTKHCIDYLRQSIMCASDATLEGLADDGSPVTGVDGWNNTHQCRDWDSLYDFASRHRMLDSDGIV; from the exons atggAAGGTCATTATAAAAACCCATATACGCCTCTCAGCTCTGAGGATGAAAATACGTCCTCCGATGCCTTTCCCATAAAGGCCCAGAGGTATCGAGTACATACAAATAAAGGAATTCTAGCTCTCACGGCCTCATTATTTCTTCTATGCGCCGGGCTAGGTGCggctttatattataaaataatgaCATCCTATGGGGCTAGTTACGTATCTGTATATCCGAATATGAAGG TACCTCATCGGGCAGTGACCTTCCTTCCACACAACGAGTACACAGATCAGCTTCCAGATGAACCGGGCTCGGTATGGAATAAATTAATACCTC CCGGGAGAGGCTTTGTTACTGTAAAGCGGACAAAGTCGGGAGCGTTATCCTTCGAAGAGCACTCTTCGGTATTCTCTGACCCAGACCCATCCAAAGAATACTACTGTATCTCAGCGTTCCACCAGATGCACTGCCTC GCCATCATTTACAGTGCCATATTCTCGAAAGACCACTCAGGTCATCATCACAGGGATGACCATAGCGATCATACCAAGCACTGCATCGATTATCTTCGACAG TCCATAATGTGTGCGAGTGATGCCACTCTTGAGGGCCTAGCGGACGACGGAAGCCCTGTCACAGGTGTGGATGGGTGGAATAATACGCACCAGTGTCGAGATTGGGATAGCCTGTATGACTTTGCGTCACGGCATCGCATGTTAGATTCGGATGGTATTGTGTGA
- a CDS encoding acetyltransferase, GNAT family, with protein sequence MFPSEPTTTRNSNIALIPKEYAHQGDLEAIITRYRTLRLRGLKENPDSFSSKYEDEVDLPYEKWLARVTNPQARSFVAYDAQGNNNVESLALLLSREWLGTVTIVGPRLLHEDNEALSKAPWDMFLPLEERELSERETRDATLVYMLGGMFVLETGRRKGNGRRLIERAVSEARTEAIEVGASRVLVVSVAERKNDAARRLYENCSFDVWDDELVLQIPRHQECVAMVLDLRLKAGSPDN encoded by the coding sequence ATGTTTCCCTCAGAACCAACGACAACACGAAATAGCAACATCGCACTTATTCCCAAAGAATACGCCCACCAGGGAGATCTAGAAGCCATAATCACACGATACAGAACCCTTCGCCTAAGAGGCCTGAAAGAGAACCCAGACTCCTTCTCATCTAAGTACGAGGACGAAGTTGATCTCCCATACGAGAAATGGCTAGCTCGAGTTACCAACCCACAAGCGCGTTCCTTTGTCGCTTATGACGCCCAGGGGAACAACAACGTGGAATCTTTAGCGCTCCTTTTGAGTCGAGAATGGTTGGGTACAGTCACCATAGTAGGGCCTAGGTTGCTGCATGAAGATAACGAGGCTCTGTCAAAAGCACCATGGGATATGTTTCTTCCGCTAGAAGAGCGGGAGCTGTCTGAGAGAGAGACTCGTGATGCGACTTTGGTGTATATGCTTGGGGGCATGTTCGTTCTCGAGACGGGAAGACGAAAGGGGAACGGTCGTCGGCTGATTGAACGGGCTGTTAGTGAAGCACGGACGGAAGCTATTGAGGTGGGGGCAAGTCGTGTCTTAGTGGTGTCTGTCGCGGAACGAAAGAATGATGCTGCGCGACGGTTGTATGAGAATTGCTCGTTCGATGTGTGGGATGATGAGCTTGTATTGCAGATCCCACGGCACCAGGAGTGTGTTGCCATGGTTTTGGATCTTAGGCTGAAGGCAGGATCGCCTGATAATTAA
- a CDS encoding uncharacterized protein (expressed protein): MRLSTAAVVIFSLWTPLCLNSIVATQHTNGSYGPENLSPCALNCVQRAVSVSHCELSDIQCQCEDKEFIKHASACAVRTCKLENLIQLVRGDTAQCNRSDKNHHKVMIALAITTPTITYTVIILRVLARLWTVRKLWWDDWMHILAGVFA; this comes from the exons ATGAGACTCTCTACTGCTGCCGTTGTTATCTTCAGCTTGTGGACCCCACTATGTCTCAATAGTATTGTGGCTACGCAGCATACCAATGGAAGTTATGGGCCAGAGAACCTATCACCTTGTGCA CTGAACTGTGTACAACGCGCAGTCTCTGTCTCCCACTGCGAACTTTCTGACATTCAATGTCAGTGTGAAGATAAAGAGTTCATCAAGCACGCATCAGCCTGTGCAGTGAGAACCTGTAAATTAGAGAACCTGATCC AATTGGTCCGAGGGGATACTGCGCAATGCAACCGGTCCGATAAAAACCATCATAAAGTGATGATCGCTCTAGCTATTACGACACCAACAATCACATATACAGTGATAATCCTACGCGTCTTGGCTAGGCTGTGGACAGTCCGTAAGTTATGGTGGGATGACTGGATGCACATACTGGCAGGG GTATTCGCG
- a CDS encoding DUF1295 domain protein — translation MDIYGSKKPVVDIDRTIDQLAGQKPRLGLTAGDVGIFKSTILPSFTLHTGLSIASFIAAKTTDKGEIKDWCWPSSQVINAWWSAVGRQMFYENVSFSTAWKAIPWTEKVLLSCVTIWGTRLFYRISKRTITRGKDDPRYDEMKSKEPGFWKSAFLKQFLPEAVFLTLITLPFTLPFRLTGSSLNLDTDTAATIRGLGVALFSAGFAMEAMADCQLELHRQERTDLCRHGVWSIVRHPNYLGDALVHISFVILNAANTFNPLVLLGPVANYIYLRFVGGDKQNEASQEARYKEQDPHKYQQLQTWRREKNSFWPSLSELANPWTWAVVGSGLVGVVLEEAIRGWALQ, via the exons ATGGATATCTACGGCTCAAAAAAGCCTGTGGTCGACATCGACCGAACAATTGACCAATTAGCCGGGCAAAAGCCCAGGCTGGGCTTAACGGCCGGCGATGTCGGCATCTTCAAATCGACCATCCTCCCCTCATTCACCTTGCACACCGGACTCTCAATCGCGTCTTTTATCGCAGCTAAAACTACCGACAAGGGCGAGATCAAGGATTGGTGCTGGCCATCAAGTCAAGTGATCAACGCCTGGTGGAGCGCCGTTGGCCGTCAGATGTTCTATGAAaatgtttctttctcaaccGCGTGGAAAGCTATCCCCTGGACCGAGAAAGTGCTACTCAGCTGCGTGACGATCTGGGGTACCCGACTGTTCTACCGCATCTCAAAGAGAACCATTACCCGTGGCAAAGACGATCCAAGATATGATGAGATGAAGTCGAAGGAACCTGGATTCTGGAAATCCGCTTTCTTAAAGCAGTTCCTTCCCGAGGCTGTTTTCTTAACTCTTATAACTCTTCCGTTCACTCTGCCTTTCCGGTTAACTGGGTCGTCTTTGAATTTAGACACTGACACTGCCGCAACCATTCGCGGTCTCGGTGTAGCACTCTTCAGCGCTGGTTTCGCTATGGAAGCTATGGCCGACTGCCAGCTGGAACTGCACCGCCAGGAACGGACTGATCTGTGCCGTCACGGTGTCTGGAGTATCGTTCGTCATCCGAA CTACTTGGGTGACGCTTTGGTGCATATCTccttcgtcatcctcaacGCCGCGAACACCTTCAACCCCCTTGTGCTTCTGGGTCCTGTCGCCAACTACATCTACCTCCGCTTCGTGGGTGGTGACAAGCAAAATGAAGCCAGCCAGGAGGCCCGGTACAAGGAGCAAGACCCGCACAAATATCAGCAACTGCAGACATGGCGTCGCGAGAAGAACAGCTTCTGGCCTAGCCTGTCTGAATTGGCGAACCCGTGGACCTGGGCTGTTGTCGGCAGTGGATTGGTCGGTGTTGTTTTAGAAGAGGCTATTCGGGGATGGGCCTTGCAATGA
- a CDS encoding DNA mismatch repair protein, whose translation MPITALPPTTVRAIGSTSVIADPCSVVKELLDNALDASATSIGIEISSNAVDVIQVKDNGHGISSDDHALVCKRTFTSKIQTVEDLRTLGGKSLGFRGEALASAAEVSGGVTITTRVEAEMVGTSIKYGRNGELISSQRASHPVGTTVRITDLFKHIPVRRQSALKSAVKTLARIKKLIQIYAMAQPSKRLSLKVLKAKNENNNWIYAPGRDAMITDAALKIAGTDVTSSCVLKKWPSEHNVNSEHPQEEHTSEVGLLALLLDLDTDCTKLSNAGQFLAIDGRPISSSRGIGQDISKLYKSYLRSALSRSESSPSITDPFLCLHIQCPQGSYDVNIEPAKDDVLFEDSQRLISLVEDLFRSMYGEREPHLKKGPNSTKGKGAVSDNDAFDLLLARKSPSKDSPSVDTNSESCTPRFVTARSLAQSADPSPSLHVVNGQCSASSQINKASSTESRRGSTDQGFLNPWSITRFHAPFRKSSESQTRTTTVQRLPMNDHAHVYKRRRGSQETPRRYSAGSFLPSPTSSTPSASSSPPDSRSFLATQASPTSRGCDEATRASRQRAKEKYGNGALDTWFGKTTQVALARLATEEPSDDNQQEPSLSQLAHERFRSQEQSSPESCETTSRTIPIRRGSVTSTPESSAFSSTQPQNSISMVAPQGPASDVRERRQEFPVLEQWSSRLHSLAKDGPKSDLETALDFEHRKKEAIQRRREIIKGRPKPPASTNSPHLSRYLAARAALRPESNESTHNLNSLTSAEVTTNQILNPHDPRSYLIRHQDASRQDEAPKDNKIRRINTSKLPFEKIPEGHELHDIGINLSTTLPVLAILSKEVFKSDLYTQCGEDFEAFSACDLQSDLVELWTSRLSGLIKSKYKAKEGSGEPTPRFDFSALAETKNSHN comes from the exons ATGCCGATCACGGCTCTTCCCCCGACCACTGTCCGAGCGATTGGCTCAACATCTGTAATAGCGGACCCGTGCTCGGTTGTGAAAGAGCTGCTAGACAATGCCTTAGATGCTTCTGCGACTTCTATAGGCATTGAGATTTCTTCGAACGCAGTTGACGTGATTCAAGTAAAAGATAACGGACATGGAATCTCTTCAGATGACCATGCTCTCGTTTGCAAGCGCACATTTACTAGCAAGATCCAGACGGTTGAAGATCTTCGGACCCTTGGGGGGAAGTCGTTAGGATTTAGAGGGGAAGCTCTTGCCAGCGCTGCCGAAGTATCAGGTGGTGTGACTATCACCACTCGGGTGGAGGCAGAGATGGTTGGCACCTCGATCAAGTATGGAAGAAATGGAGAGCTTATCAG CTCTCAGCGTGCATCACATCCTGTGGGTACAACAGTTCGTATAACTGATCTTTTCAAGCACATACCTGTTCGAAGACAATCAGCTTTGAAGAGTGCGGTGAAGACTTTAGCACGGATCAAAAAACTTATACAGATATATGCTATGGCACAGCCCTCAAAAAGGCTTTCATTAAAGGTTTTAAAGGCAAAAAACGAAAACAATAATTGGATCTACGCCCCTGGGCGGGATGCAATGATCACCGACGCAGCATTGAAGATTGCCGGCACTGATGTCACTTCCAGCTGCGTCTTGAAGAAATGGCCTTCAGAACACAATGTAAACTCCGAACATCCCCAAGAGGAACATACATCCGAGGTTGGGCTTCTCGCCCTACTGCTGGATCTTGACACCG ATTGCACAAAATTAAGCAACGCTGGCCAGTTCCTAGCTATCGATGGCAGACCCATATCCAGCTCTCGAGGCATAGGGCAAGACATTTCCAAGTTATATAAATCATATCTTCGATCGGCTCTTTCCCGCAGTGAGAGCAGTCCGTCCATAACTGACCCATTCCTCTGCTTGCACATTCAATGCCCTCAAGGAAGCTATGACGTCAATATAGAGCCGGCAAAAGATGATGTTCTATTCGAAGATTCACAAAGACTAATTTCGCTTGTGGAGGACCTCTTTCGGAGTATGTACGGCGAGAGGGAACCACATCTCAAGAAGGGACCGAATTCtacaaaagggaaaggtgCGGTATCAGATAACGACGCGTTTGACCTCCTTTTGGCTCGAAAAAGCCCATCTAAAGACTCGCCATCTGTGGATACGAACTCGGAATCTTGTACGCCTCGCTTTGTCACGGCTCGCTCCCTTGCTCAGTCAGCAGACCCTTCGCCTTCCTTGCACGTTGTAAACGGCCAGTGCTCAGCCTCTTCTCAGATAAATAAAGCATCGAGTACCGAGAGCCGCAGAGGGTCTACTGATCAAGGGTTCTTGAATCCTTGGTCTATAACAAGGTTCCACGCCCCATTTCGCAAATCCAGTGAAAGCCAAACCCGAACTACAACAGTCCAGCGGCTGCCCATGAATGACCATGCCCACGTATATAAAAGACGCAGAGGGTCACAAGAAACGCCACGACGGTACTCGGCAGGCTCCTTTTTACCCAGTCCAACCTCATCAACTCCTTCAGCGTCGAGCTCTCCTCCAGACTCACGATCCTTTCTGGCAACCCAGGCGTCTCCCACAAGTCGTGGTTGCGATGAGGCCACAAGGGCTTCAAGGCAACGAGCCAAGGAAAAGTATGGTAACGGAGCGCTGGACACTTGGTTCGGGAAGACTACTCAAGTGGCACTCGCCCGGCTAGCTACTGAGGAGCCGTCGGATGACAATCAGCAGGAACCTTCGTTGAGTCAACTAGCGCATGAACGCTTTCGTTCTCAGGAGCAGTCTTCGCCCGAGTCATGTGAAACCACAAGCCGCACAATACCCATTCGGAGAGGCTCCGTTACCAGTACCCCCGAGAGTTCAGCTTTCTCGAGCACTCAACCCCaaaattctatttctatGGTAGCGCCGCAGGGTCCAGCTTCGGACGTAAGAGAACGGCGTCAAGAATTTCCGGTTCTTGAACAATGGTCTTCCAGACTGCATAGTCTCGCTAAAGACGGTCCAAAATCCGATTTGGAGACCGCTCTTGATTTCGAGCatcgaaagaaagaagccatCCAGAGACGAAGGGAGATTATCAAGGGCCGCCCAAAACCGCCTGCTTCGACTAACTCGCCGCATTTGAGCAGGTACCTTGCCGCGCGTGCTGCTCTGCGTCCCGAATCCAATGAATCCACTCACAACTTGAATTCACTAACCTCCGCAGAGGTTACGACAAACCAAATCTTAAACCCCCATGACCCAAGATCATACCTCATACGACATCAGGATGCAAGCCGACAGGACGAAGCACCGAAAGATAACAAGATTCGGCGTATTAACACGAGCAAATTACCATTCGAAAAAATACCAGAAGGCCATGAATTGCACGATATAGGAATCAATTTATCTACGACGCTCCCGGTCCTTGCAATATTATCAAAGGAAGTATTCAAGAGCGATTTATATACCCAATGTGGAGAGGATTTTGAAGCATTTTCTGCTTGTGATCTACAATCTGATCTCGTTGAATTATGGACTTCTAGATTGTCCGGCCTTATCAAGAGCAAGTACAAAGCAAAAGAGGGATCTGGAGAGCCTACTCCTCGATTTGACTTTTCGGCCTTGGCCGAGACGAAGAATAGTCATAATTAA